From the Struthio camelus isolate bStrCam1 chromosome 19, bStrCam1.hap1, whole genome shotgun sequence genome, the window TAGGCTAAAGGAAATAACAGGATGTATCTTGTCTGAATACAATACACACAAACATGAGAAGCAGCAGATTTGAAGTACTTAGTTAGTTGCATAATTGCTATTGTAGCCATTACAAACTGGAATGACAAAACAGTTAAAACTAGTGACCTGCACCAAGCAGAAAAGATTCAGGAAGATATCTCAGCCAGCTCTGATTCAATAAAATAAAGTCTACGCATCATCCTCAAGCACAAGTAGTATTATTCCCAGACACAAACATTCAGAATTTTGTTTAAACAGCATCTTGGacataacattaaaataaatataatcataAGTTACCTCAATGCAAGCTACTGTAAAACCCTAGGCTCgtattttatttacagtatatCCTTTCAATCACAGCCTCAAAAAATAGTCCTGTAATGAAATAACCACAGAATTATTTGTTAGACAGATGAAGGTAtacatgggaaaagaaaaaaatcacaagactATTCTATTACACAGGCAATACAGTTTTATTATGTTCTTTCACCAATGTAGCAAAAACGTTTAACAACCGAATGAATAATCAAGGAAACTTAATTGTCAACGGGAATTTAAGAATTATGTTCTAAATTTTAGACCAGGAAGGCTTGACAGGGAGAAAACAAACCATATACACACTGTAATAATAGTCTCTATTACGAAGATTTAATGCCTTCTTTAAAAGCACTGAGATTATTGAGGCACATTACTGCAGGTTATGTATCATCTCCTCTTTGGCAATGAGATGTGTGGTTTTGTTAACTAGGGCCATCAGTGAGTTGAGCTTGTGAGACCAGTCATTGAGTATATTGTTTGGGTCCTTAGGCCTCTGAAAATTGATAATTCCTGCCAGCCTGTCTACTTTAGCAAAGATGGTCTTATTAACTACTAGGTTGGACAGGAACTCCTCCGATTCCTGCAAAGACAAACAGCACTAAGTCAAGATAATAGCATTTTCAGCTACCAAAGCATCAAAACGCCTCCCAAACAGCATTACACCACAGCAAACAAGGTTTTATTTATACTTAATAGAAATAGACTAGTAGTAATACTGTATTTACAAAAACTACATGATACTGTAATAATACCTGTGGCATTTCAAGCTACTAGTACCATctattcaaaaacattttctttcatttgaactACATCTCATTACCTTTTATGAAATTATAATTTGAATACACTACACCAATAGACTCTTAACACTTTTCAGTGCTTGGCTACACAGATGTCAGAATGCCTTCCAACAAACACACAAAGTGACAAATATTTGATTAACGTACTGTTACTCCCAAGACTTTACACTACTACTTCTCAAAAAAAGAACCCAATGAACTAATGTTCTGTTACTGCTCCCCATCTATCCCTACAGCACACTTTATTCTTCATGGCAAGAGCTGAAAAGCACTGGTAACACAAAGGGGGGAAACAGACTTAGGATGCAGCTGGGGCATTGCAAGGGTAATACATAGATATAAGCAGATACAACAGTAAATACTATATCCATGAACATTCATACACACAAGAGCATAAATCCTGAAATTTTTGTACTAAGCCATGTATTTCTACAACGCTATGTCTTTCTACGTTTTGTAACACAACGCAACGATGATCTATGGCACCGCTTACAGAGCTTTTTAAGCTAAAAGAGTACCGATAAAGTCAAATGAAAAGAGAATGTTACTTGGCTGAATACTTAgatttctcacacacacacacacacacacacacacacacacacacacacacacacacttccactCCCTTTATAAGAGAAGGATAGGCAAGGCAACACTTACATCCACAGACAGATCCAGGAGCTGTGCCATTCTCTTCATTGTAATTCTTGTATAATATTTAGCCATTATTCTAATATTCTGGAATAAAAGTGTTCAGAGTAGAGGGTTATGTGCAAAAAATAACTGAAGCAGGCTGCAAAAATATAAAAGTCAATGTTAAAAGCAGATTAGGAGCTGTAGTGCTCTAACAGCAATCCAGCATAAGGTATGTAAATGAGTAGTAAAATGTTGTGGACAAATAGTTGTTCTCTTCGTAAAATGTGTGATAGTCTGTGCATGCCAAACTACTAAGTAATAAAATCAACCACTAATTAttaatttaatatgaaaaaagtTTCTACCCTATTGAAATCTGAGCACTAAATCTCACAACCTGAGTACAgtatgctttggtttttttttggcaacTGTGCAGATAGATATCTATAATATAAATGAGCAACTAAAACGTTGAAAAATATACCGTAATAGAAAAGGCAATTtatctgctgctttccttttttctgttgtttctactTATAACTAAAAAATGataagcaaaagcatttttatttgagGCCAGAATACACAGCTAGTACTTAAAGAACCAACTACACTTACATGTTCCACAACTCTGTTCTTTAAATCTTTCCATCTCTTTTCGCCTTCCTCTGTACAGCCAAAGACATCTGTTGCAGGGCTGTCAAGGGATCCTTCTCTTAATTCTTTCCCGTATTCTTCAACTAGAGCAGTCCACCGCATCAATTCCATGGTGGTAAATAGTTTTAGGAGGTCTCTGTAAATGGTTTAATAAAGTTGATTCACAATCATGTATCAATAAGACTcattttttacttgaaaaaaatattttaagtgttttcacTCTATTATCCTTAATATTCATTGTTCCTCCTAAGAACAATCTGTAATACCTCACACCTATTATGGGGGCAGCTCAAGTTGGACTGTGTACATAATACATACCTTTCTCttataaacacacacatttattttaatgtattataACTTTCACATTCATgaacattttgcagtatttttcaaaCAGTATTAAATTCTAAGGTTTTTACCCCAGATGACAAGCAAGCCGATTTCGTGCACAGCTACTATAAGAGATGCTTTTTTCTGTGAGAATTGCTTATTAGAAACAACACTTACTTATACTTTGGGATTTCTTCTAGCTTTTTATCACTACTAATTCTGTGCACCAAATCAGATTGTTCATTGTCGTAAGGTGAAAGGATAACATACAGAACAACGCTCTTCAGTGCCTGTTTGAGAGAAAAGAGAGTAGGTTTTTCATCCCCACAGTTAAACCGAAGAACTGAAAACACAGCTCACAATGCTTGCTTCAATAAGTCTTtactaaaaatttaaaatataaaaggctTAAACTAAGCTTGTTAAGAAATTAGGTTTAAAATGAAGTCATCTTGCAGAAATGGACCTTCACATTGATACCTTTAAACTGATTCGGCTTAACTACAATACTAATATTACAGatcaataaatgagaaaaaatattttcagccatGTAACATTCATATTGCTTACATAATAGTACCATTTAACCTGTAATCGCACAAGCTGTCTCTAATTTCTGCGCTTGCATAAAACAGAAAAGGCATTCTCAAGATATCAAAGACAATACAATGAACGTTTTAGTTATAAATATTCTTTTGAAACCAAGTTCATTATATCTGCTTTCAACTAACCAATGAGTATAGCCATTGAAAAGAAATTTAAGAACAACAGATTGATGAGCTgtttaatctgctgtaaaataACCTGGTAATGAAAAGGATGTTTGCCACATGAAAATACAGACATTTTATTTGTAGTGGTTTTTTTCTACCTGCTGCCACTTTTCACTTTCAGCCTGGATACATGGAGTATCATAAATGGCTCTGTAGTGCTTACAGATGGAGAGATAGGAGCCTTCATGTTGATCCAGCTGTATCATTAAGTTGTAGTATTTTAACTTTAGCTTCTGAAACAGTACAAAACAGTAAAATTAACACAACTTCATAAATCGTGTAAATGAAA encodes:
- the PSMD12 gene encoding 26S proteasome non-ATPase regulatory subunit 12, which gives rise to MAEGGAERADGRIVKMEVDYSATVDQRLPECERLAQEGRLQEVIENLLSLEKQTRTASDMVSTSRILVAIVKMCYEAKDWDALNENIILLSKRRSQLKQAVAKMVQQCCTYVEDITDLPVKLRLIDTLRMVTEGKIYVEIERARLTKTLATIKEQNGEVKEAASILQELQVETYGSMEKKERVEFILEQMRLCLAVKDYIRTQIISKKINTKFFQEENTEKLKLKYYNLMIQLDQHEGSYLSICKHYRAIYDTPCIQAESEKWQQALKSVVLYVILSPYDNEQSDLVHRISSDKKLEEIPKYKDLLKLFTTMELMRWTALVEEYGKELREGSLDSPATDVFGCTEEGEKRWKDLKNRVVEHNIRIMAKYYTRITMKRMAQLLDLSVDESEEFLSNLVVNKTIFAKVDRLAGIINFQRPKDPNNILNDWSHKLNSLMALVNKTTHLIAKEEMIHNLQ